The proteins below come from a single Mya arenaria isolate MELC-2E11 chromosome 6, ASM2691426v1 genomic window:
- the LOC128237177 gene encoding E3 ubiquitin-protein ligase RNF213-like — translation MEEKPDHFAARDYNMVFQALFLLMKEYLSPVKAKLKERNYQTEWVNKINRFRPLVQALFTKHNNDDGGACHREARREWNRITLLKLFIDNMFGFETTERTVEDLIAEQYLRFWRYIDDAKSLMDATEGKSFEIIEQFLVQSCRSAFQKVYRISARLECFKCKASPRLLLPCKDVVCNSCYAELSSEKCPKCGKSFNQLKPEMFFEKSEEKALMLKYLKTLQFFLMDIVSQMCFREHKPPSDDVVQKLTKYVSHSDTGEKQVFFVFNVGLQREDMYVFRRSLLKDILLARTSFSDKDMKLYFLNILQTSKQTTTELLDLLLLFLHTAEEMYMQQLCVSNNDKTQKATDMMRETIKEIQQSDLFPKTQEKQTGLELLTDTSRQHQPIDNVDILKVLTIAKCKVGLCITADILQKIASDELKLEDVSNIVCVARDMCKSFPSNWPRKYLTKYMCRRFGTVLHEFVCHSGDPRLSWIVVDMEGVVLIQDRYRICGQEYLRMFDRVSSCLAKRPSKEYAIIEKTQHHPLAEEMVSENDSLESNCSGAKMLASHTSNENRTFQDAFPDISPKSEIFLQLAVQRVISVSSGNSLQVDKEAKEAFLDFVQKSSYQSKEQLVHLLGNEYLISRHVTKKNKDTYTDPPLLNLVVHFAAVLGSLQEQENITYFLYMLCSQPEMISRDRNVLFPTMPQDDKEEVYRALQMEETLSENLTFYRCPNGHAYAIGNCGRPWVKSKCWCGQTIGGVLHQRADGNTPIENMEDTTLPGHIIGEAEERVLVIPERDLTASKFAIERLFLHLALLQGSSKNKKAIEDTINPTVENVELFLWKHIQKDIDDIKTCTMFSFDDTMNLLHMIIDYIMNNEAKGLVDNGNDTLLRTKQGRRLWENTFAEVFISPIFKDIETKLEELNRELSIQDPFLRVVHELDDTDDTVQSNSLHDMALAWKFSVPVSLGHMKQELEKHIDCNKEMTETHIRILKEFIEKEPFLKMIKHVPDIMELQRLLLEKFQMKIDKTTSAKLMIKDIEEDDIKQLVPTFALVWKKTRHYLSKHVCRTEFGRALIPSEYCDSDIDTFTPISVLLPSIKGPGLCSYGLLEFLFRTQNEFLTNIRMLCKREDIVSEILPKAVSTSNLISFDTDKDILPIIFANCHMTTRFGHRSITQYDFKRICHQLLDRHFMSKSNILLERNLQIETMVYITELTTDSKFENLLNKIPQVSLTTETKNAIIEECTNLPELCTSIDNLNIAVKFLQAIGGSTESFLDTFMTKTLRMEHALSNQTARRTCMLKHTRALWLLLTLQKSKLMIDSHCSSKDVFENLDDIYFNEIDDGTKDCIRKMSGEDRENVLDVLHAFMILKLVIVEDQDSEEFSDLSVTSLRDSLSAYAETTYCSIEEKTEASQRDSIASIQMLPDNVKNCQSVDIWVFTYKHQRQTSYIRTRRGRLHY, via the exons ATGGAAGAAAAACCGGATCATTTTGCTGCTCGGGACTATAACATG GTATTTCAAGCATTATTCCTGTTGATGAAAGAATACCTTTCCCCTGTCAAGGCAAAGCTAAAAGAGCGCAATTACCAGACAGAATGGGTGAACAAGATAAATCGATTCAGACCATTAGTGCAAGCTCTATTTACCAAACATAACAACGATGATGGAGGTGCATGTCATCGAGAAGCAAG GAGAGAGTGGAACCGCATTACGCTTTTAAAGCTATTTATAGACAACATGTTTGGATTCGAAACAACAGAAAGAACCGTCGAAGATCTAATAGCTGAGCAATACTTGCGTTTCTGGCGG TACATTGATGATGCCAAATCATTAATGGATGCAACTGAAGGAAAATCATTCGAAATCATTGAACAATTTCTGGTTCAGAGCTGCAGGTCGGCATTCCAGAAGGTTTATAG aaTAAGTGCACGATTGGAATGCTTCAAATGCAAGGCCTCACCGCGTTTGCTACTACCATGCAAAGATGTTGTTTGCAATTCTTGCTATGCTGAATTGTCATCTGAAAAATGTCCTAAATGCGGGAAGAGCTTTAATCAACTAAAACCAGAGATGTTTTTTGAGAAAAG CGAAGAGAAAGCCttgatgttaaaatatttaaagacacTTCAGTTCTTTCTGATGGATATTGTTTCACAAATGTGTTTTCGTGAACACAAACCGCCATCTGATGATGTTGTGCAAAAGCTGACAAAATATGTATCTCATTCTGACACTGGTGAAAAGCAAGTCTTTTTCGTTTTTAACGTGGGATTACAAAGAGAGGATATGTATGTCTTTCGACGAAGTTTACTAAAGGACATTCTTCTTGCAAG AACAAGTTTTTCCGACAAAGACATGAAGCTTTACTTTTTGAACATCTTGCAAACatccaaacaaacaacaacGGAACTGTTAGACTTGCTTCTTCTTTTCCTCCATACTGCAGAG GAAATGTACATGCAGCAGCTATGTGTATCGAACAATGATAAAACTCAAAAAGCCACTGACATGATGAGGGAAACAATCAAAGAGATTCAGCAATCTGACCTATTTCCCAAAACACAAGAAAAACAGACAGGTTTAGAACTATTAACTGATACATCTAGGCAACATCAACCTATAGACAACGTTGATATTCTGAAAGTATTGACGATTGCGAAATGCAAAGTTGGTCTTTGTATAACGGCAGACATACTGCAAAAAATAGCTTCCGACGAACTGAAGCTTGAAGatgtatcaaatattgtttgCGTTGCACGCGACATGTGTAAAAGTTTTCCTTCAAACTGGCCTAG GAAATACCTCACAAAATATATGTGTCGTCGTTTTGGTACGGTCCTACATGAATTCGTTTGCCATTCTGGTGACCCAAGACTTTCTTGGATAGTGGTTGACATGGAAGgg GTTGTACTGATACAAGACCGGTACAGAATATGCGGACAAGAATATCTCAGAATGTTTGATCGAGTGTCTTCATGCTTGGCTAAACGGCCGAGCAAGGAATATGCAATAATAGAGAAGACACAACACCATCCTTTAGCAGAAGAAATGGTCAGCGAAAACGACAGTTTAGAAAGTAACTGTTCAGGCGCAAAGATGCTCGCATCTCACACAAGCAATGAAAACAGAACATTCCAG GATGCTTTTCCTGACATCAgtccaaagagtgagattttTCTCCAGTTGGCAGTTCAAAGAGTTATTTCAGTTTCAAGTGGGAATTCACTTCAAGTCGACAAAGAG GCAAAAGAAGCATTCCTAGACTTTGTCCAAAAGAGTTCATATCAATCCAAG gAACAACTTGTACATTTACTTGGAAATGAATATTTGATCTCACGGCacgtgacaaaaaaaaacaaggatACATACACAGATCCACCCCTTCTTAATTTAGTTGTGCATTTTGCTGCCGTGCTTGGGTCTTTACAGGAACAAGAAAACATAACCTACTTTCTTTACATGCTTTGCTCACAGCCTGAAATGATATCACGCGATCGC aatgttcTCTTTCCGACGATGCCGCAGGATGACAAAGAAGAGGTTTATCGAGCTCTACAAATGGAAGAAACATTGTCAGAAAATCTGACATTTTATC GCTGTCCAAATGGTCATGCATATGCAATTGGAAAC TGCGGGCGTCCATGGGTTAAATCAAAATGCTGGTGTGGACAAACGATAGGTGGTGTTCTACATCAGAGAGCGGACGGCAACACACCAattgaaaatat GGAAGATACAACTTTACCAGGACATATAATAGGTGAAGCAGAGGAACGAGTCTTAGTCATTCCTGAAAGAGATTTGACAGCTTCTAAGTTTGCTATTGAAAGGCTGTTTCTACATTTGGCTTTACTTCAGGGTTCCAGCAAAAACAAAAAG GCCATAGAGGACACTATCAATCCAACAGTTGAAAATGTTGAGCTATTCCTTTGGAAGCACATTCAGAAGGATATAGACGATATAAAGACCTGTACAATGTTCAGCTTTGACGATACGATGAATTTACTTCACATGATAATTGATTATATCATGAACAACGAGGCTAAAG GTCTCGTAGACAATGGCAATGACACTTTACTGCGAACAAAACAAGGTCGGCGTTTGTGGGAAAACACTTTTGCCGAAGTTTTCATTTCACCAATATTCAAG gaTATTGAGACGAAACTAGAAGAATTAAACAGAGAATTGTCTATTCAAG ATCCCTTCCTCCGTGTGGTGCACGAATTGGACGATACTGATGATACCGTTCAGTCAAACAGTTTACACGATATGGCTTTGGCTTGGAAATTCAGCGTCCCTGTGTCATTGGGCCATATGAAACAAGAACTTGAAAAACACATAGATTGCAACAAAGAAATGACTGAAACTCATATAAGAATTCTAAAAGAATTCATTGAGAAG GAACCGTTCCTGAAAATGATTAAACACGTGCCTGACATAATGGAACTACAAAGATTACTTTTGGAAAAGTTTCAAATGAAGATAGACAAAACAACGTCGGCTAAACTTATGATCAAGGACATTGAAGAAG ATGATATTAAACAGTTGGTACCAACATTCGCCCTGGTATGGAAAAAGACAAGGCATTACCTTTCCAAACATG TGTGTAGAACAGAATTTGGCAGGGCATTGATTCCGAGCGAATACTGTGACAGTGATATTGATACTTTTACGCCAATATCCGTTCTGCTACCCTCCATAAAAGGACCAGGACTTTGTTCGTATGGACTGCTTGAATTTCTGTTTCGTACACAGAATGAATTTTTAACGAATATACGGATGCTTTGTAAGAG AGAAGATATTGTCAGCGAGATATTACCGAAAGCTGTTTCAACCAGCAATCTTATCTCTTTTGACACGGACAAAGACATTCTTCCAATTATTTTTGCTAATTGCCACATGACTACTAGATTTGGTCACCGTTCCATAACGCAATACGATTTCAAGAGAATTTGTCATCAGCTCCTCGACAGACATTTCATGTCAAAGTCAAATATTTTGCTGGAAAGAAATCTTCAG ATTGAAACAATGGTGTACATAACTGAGCTTACAACAGACAGCAAGTTTGAGAATTTGTTGAACAAGATTCCTCAG GTTTCTCTTACAACTGAGACAAAGAACGCGATAATCGAGGAGTGTACTAACCTTCCAGAGCTCTGTACATCCATCGACAACTTGAATATTGCCGTTAAGTTTCTACAAGCAATCGGTGGCAGCACAGAAAGTTTTCTTGACACCTTTATGACTAAAACCCTTCGAATGGAACATGCTTTATCAAACCAAACG gCGAGACGGACTTGCATGCTGAAACACACGCGTGCCCTCTGGCTTTTGTTGACATTACAGAAGTCTAAGCTGATGATCGATTCCCATTGCAGCTCCAAG GATGTATTTGAGAACCTAGATGACATTTACTTTAACGAAATCGATGATGGAACGAAAGACTGTATACGAAAAATGTCGGGAGAGGATCGAGAAAATGTCTTGGATGTTCTTCATGCATTTATGATTTTGAAACTTGTCATTGTTGAAGACCAAGACAGTGAAGAGTTCAGCGATCTTTCAGTTACCAG CCTGCGAGACAGCCTAAGCGCATATGCAGAAACAACATACTGTTCCATAGAAGAAAAAACAGAAGCTAGCCAACGTGATTCAATCGCTTCCATTCAAATGTTACCAGACAATGTCAAGAACTGCCAAAGTGTTGATATCTGGgtatttacatataaacacCAAAGGCAAACTAGTTATATTAGAACCAGACGAGGCCGCTTACACTACTAA